DNA sequence from the Marinilongibacter aquaticus genome:
TGTCCCCGCCAGCCAAGTTTGAAATGATTGCATAAATCCCAGCTGGCACAGTGGTCATACTGACTGCCATCCAAATTGAACCATGACAGAACTCCGAGCTTAATTATAGAACATTTTGACAAAATTTTGCCTGGATCAATTTGCCTTCTTCTTTATTATTCAAATGTTCATTGAATTGACCAATCGCAGAAATCCATTTGCTTAGTCAGCATACAGATTGTCCGAATCCAACTGTCCACCACAGTCTTCTTCCCCTATCCCCATACCTCCCCTCAAACCCTGTACCGCCCACGAGTTCCGAGTGAAAGGGCGGCAAGATGCGGCGTCCCCGACGCCCGGTTGTTCAACAACCGTTCATCTTGCCGTTTGCAGGAACGTGGCAAACTGCCCGTAAGGGACCGGCCTTCCGTCATCTCGGGTTCTGCTCCATTCCCGTCTGCCGGATGACACTTTCGGGAATGGGAAAGACATAGCGGTCGTCTCCCGGTGGCAGCACGTACTCCCTGCCGTCCACCGCCCTCTTCAGGGTCACGGCAAACCCGGGTTCCTTATTGAGCCTTTTCAAATCCGCCCACCGAATTCCCCTAAATGCCAGTTCCTTTCTCCGCTCGGTAAGAATCAGGGCCAGAACCTTATCACTGCCGGCACTGATGGTGGCAAAGTCCCCTTTCTTCCAGCGTGAGGCCAGCAGGGCATTCAGGACCTGCAGGGCCTCCAGAGTTTGGTCCATGCGTGCCAAACATTCGGCTTCGATCAGATACAGTTCGCTGACCGAAAGGCCGCCGAACAGCACCGGGGTGCCGTCGAAACTTCCCCTGAAGCTGTGGGTGCCGTCAGGGTTCTGCTGAAAATAGAGCTGTTTTCTCAGGTCACCTTCGGAGTATAAATCCATCAAGCCCGAGTCGACCTTCATGGTCGGCGGGTAGAGGATGCCGGGTGTGGCGATCAGCGTATGCAGCAGGACTTCCTGATTGTAGCGGGCAAAAGGAAAGGGCTCCGAGGCGTCCAGGGTGTTGAAGTCCAGCAGCTGGTGGGGATACTCCAGGGCATCCCGGGCATGGCCAAGGGCCTGTTCATACTGACCCATGCTTAAATGAATCCTCGCCAGAAGGGCCAGCCCCGCCTTCCGGGTGGGCATTGTTTTCAGGGCCGCGGTTTCGGGAAGCAGCGGCAGGGCCTGCCGCATGTCGTCCAGGATCTGTTCGTAGCACTGCCGGAGGCTGGCACGGGTTGAGGGAATATTCAGATCAGGATCAAGCCTCAGGGCCACGCCGGGCTCTGTTTCAGCGGTGGCCCCGTCCCATGCCCCCGCAAACTCGACGAGCAGGTGATAAAATGTGTAGGAGCGGAAAAACAGGGCCGTGGCCCTTACCTGGTCCGCCTCCTGCTCTTGGCCGGTGATCTGCCCTTGCTGAAGGGCCTTCAGGATCACATTGCAGGTATAGACGGTGATGTACGGAACCGACCATTCATTGCGTTCGCTCTCATTGAATATCTCCCCTTGCCAGATATAACTGTTTTTGACCGAAGGCTGGCCGATGGCCAGCCAGTCGGCCGTATTCAGATAAAAATCACCTGCGGCCACTTCCGGGGCTCCGGGATAAGAAGTATTGAACACATAGGTATTGTTCAGCAGGGCCCGGGCGTCCTGAAGACTGGAGGGCACCACCAGGGTTTTATCGGGTTTACGGTCCAGAAAGCCCTCACAGGCAGTAAGACCTAGCAGTCCTAAAAGGAGTATCGCAATCGTATTTTTCATGGGTCATTCTTTAGAAGGAGGCCTTTAGGCCCAGTGAAACGGTAAAGGGCAAAGGAAAGCCACCGTTATAGAAATCGGGATCAAGGCCCGATCTGTTGGCCCTGTAGATTATGCCCAGGTTATTGAGATAGGTGTACAGCTGGATAGACCGTAGGGGGCCCTGCCGCCGCCGGGGCGGGCTGTAGCTCAGGTTGATGTCCTGGAAACGGATATGGTCCCCCCTTTCCACCAGGGCCCCGCTTCCGGTATAGAACAGGTCCCGCAGCGAAGAATTGGGATAGGCCATCGAGGGCACGTCCGTGCGGGCCTCGTCCCCCGGCTTCTGCCAGCGGTCG
Encoded proteins:
- a CDS encoding RagB/SusD family nutrient uptake outer membrane protein, yielding MKNTIAILLLGLLGLTACEGFLDRKPDKTLVVPSSLQDARALLNNTYVFNTSYPGAPEVAAGDFYLNTADWLAIGQPSVKNSYIWQGEIFNESERNEWSVPYITVYTCNVILKALQQGQITGQEQEADQVRATALFFRSYTFYHLLVEFAGAWDGATAETEPGVALRLDPDLNIPSTRASLRQCYEQILDDMRQALPLLPETAALKTMPTRKAGLALLARIHLSMGQYEQALGHARDALEYPHQLLDFNTLDASEPFPFARYNQEVLLHTLIATPGILYPPTMKVDSGLMDLYSEGDLRKQLYFQQNPDGTHSFRGSFDGTPVLFGGLSVSELYLIEAECLARMDQTLEALQVLNALLASRWKKGDFATISAGSDKVLALILTERRKELAFRGIRWADLKRLNKEPGFAVTLKRAVDGREYVLPPGDDRYVFPIPESVIRQTGMEQNPR